One window from the genome of Calliopsis andreniformis isolate RMS-2024a chromosome 12, iyCalAndr_principal, whole genome shotgun sequence encodes:
- the Snup gene encoding snurportin-1 — protein sequence MATEIKDNIKGTNEKENSNPRAIFYKKPIRKSNYNLDIDNIDTHQDLRRQRLLQIQKKCRDIAFNVGRGILEEAFNSEEDELKEEMEIDEHDKKKYHASKRNKNYANQLMMSEWMFDVPQDFVEKWIIVPCPQGKRTLVVACKGVTKAYNKRGIQLGRFYSALPGGNSSGHRSSCTIIDCLWLKQQKVYCVLDVLAWSNQSLMNCDTEFRFFWLKSQLQEIKELQGRDTHINTFPILSLPNISCDTDISLALANLSYLHPLDGLLFYHRDGQYTKGRTPLVTWLKPFMLPEVLGIFVPPPLDEKPDGYIDYKYYILNSRVKKKKEDSENQMDIADEKC from the exons ATGGCAACTGAAATAAAGGATAATATAAAAGGTacaaatgaaaaagaaaatagTAATCCACGTGCTATATTTTACAAAAAGCCCATTAGAAAGAGTAATTATAACCTAGATATTGACAACATTGATACTCATCAAGATTTAAGACGCCAGCGTTTATTACAGATCCAAAAGAA ATGTAgggatattgcatttaatgtagGACGTGGAATATTAGAGGAAGCTTTTAATTCTGAAGAAGATGAACTTAAGGAAGAAATGGAAATTGATGAACATGATAAAAAGAAATATCATGCTTCTAAGCGAAATAAAAATTATGCAAATCAATTAATGATGTCTGAATGGATGTTTGATGTGCCTCAAGATTTTGTAGAAAAGTGGATTATAGTCCCTTGTCCACAAGGAAAACGAACTTTAGTAGTTGCATGTAAA gGTGTAACTAAAGCATACAATAAGAGGGGTATCCAACTTGGTAGATTTTATTCTGCACTTCCAGGTGGTAATTCCTCTGGTCATAGAAGTAGTTGCACTATTATTGATTGTTTGTGGCTGAAACAACAAAAAGTATATTGTGTCTTGGATGTACTTGCATGGTCCAACCAATCTTTGATGAACTGTGAT ACTGAATTTAGATTTTTTTGGTTAAAATCACAATTACAAGAAATAAAAGAATTACAAGGAAGAGATACACATATAAATACATTTCCTATATTATCTCTACCAAATATCAGTTGTGATACTGACATAAGTTTAGCACTAGCAAATCTTTCATATTTACATCCTTTAGATGGCTTATTATTTTATCATCGTGATGGACAATATACTAAAGGTCGTACTCCACTTGTAACATGGTTGAAACCCTTTATGTTACCTGAAGTGCTTGGTATTTTTGTCCCACCTCCACTTGATGAAAAACCTGATGGGTATATAGATTACAAGTATTATATTCTCAACAGCAGAgttaagaaaaagaaagaggatTCAGAAAACCAG ATGGATATTGCGGACGAGAAATGTTAA
- the Hook gene encoding hook microtubule tethering protein translates to MDDQQLNNLIKWLDTFDLQVPHSTVEDISDGVALADVLAQIAPEWFTAAWRAKIKADVNSNWRLKVSNLKKIIEAVMEYYIECLNQQLSGYVKPDATKIGEHCDNYELRRLLQLILGCAVNCNQKQQYITRIMSMEETVQQAIMQSIQELESNMHGPRLSLGTSLNFESLDVADGTQQRLLAELQLTVDMKEQLAQKCHELDQQLSLLQEEKAALVAENKKLQERLDEFENPEETGSILKYSGLRKQVEALKDELFKVETSRDDYRLKVELLEKEVLELQSRQEDLQKAAEEANHLKDEIDALRETADKVSKYELTIESYKKKMEDLSDLRRQVKILEDKNLEYLQSKIDYEEESKRTAMLRNHLDACKQQLTEIHHKLGEQTNKCDKLEFEEKKLKAKLSTLQRERDRLIVERDALKETNEELKCTQLQAAENISKPSTDSTVENTEMIPIEIKEKLLCLQHENKMLKLKQKGNEDKLPTVQALLEDSEERLNTIRGQYRKANQRIIELENRLEEALGNQSSGENKTDSVNLGQKITQLQDELETVQAENERLLLQVEERENALQAQKQKAFALQEKLTRREYDNAALEERYKKYVEKAKSVIKSLDPKQNTSSPNEVAVLRNQILEQRKIMENMERSLKESKYIKEMEEKLMVSAFYRLGLSCHREAIDQRLAALSSGQGQSFLARQRQPSGRRHLPYNSK, encoded by the coding sequence ATGGATGACCAACAATTGAACAACTTAATTAAGTGGTTAGATACATTTGATCTTCAAGTTCCTCACTCAACAGTAGAAGATATAAGCGATGGTGTTGCTTTAGCAGATGTTTTAGCCCAAATAGCTCCTGAATGGTTCACTGCTGCTTGGAGAGCAAAAATTAAAGCAGATGTTAATTCTAATTGGAGACTGAAAGTCAGTAACCTTAAAAAGATTATTGAAGCTGTAATGGAATATTACATAGAATGTTTAAATCAACAATTGTCTGGTTATGTTAAACCTGATGCAACTAAAATTGGTGAACATTGTGATAACTATGAATTGCGTCGTTTGTTACAATTGATTCTTGGATGTGCAGTTAATTGCAATCAAAAGCAGCAATATATAACAAGAATTATGAGCATGGAGGAAACTGTTCAGCAAGCTATTATGCAAAGTATTCAAGAATTGGAGAGCAATATGCATGGACCAAGATTAAGTTTGGGTACTAGTCTTAACTTTGAATCTTTGGATGTAGCTGATGGTACTCAGCAAAGACTATTGGCAGAGCTTCAATTAACTGTTGATATGAAAGAACAGTTGGCACAAAAGTGTCATGAGCTTGATCAACAATTATCCCTTTTGCAAGAAGAGAAAGCAGCATTGGTAGCTGAAAATAAAAAACTTCAAGAAAGATTGGATGAATTTGAAAACCCAGAAGAAACTGGTTCCATTTTAAAGTATTCTGGTCTTAGGAAGCAGGTAGAAGCTCTTAAGGATGAACTATTTAAGGTAGAAACATCTAGGGATGATTACAGATTAAAAGTAGAACTATTAGAAAAGGAAGTATTAGAATTACAGTCTAGACAAGAAGATTTACAAAAAGCTGCTGAAGAGGCTAATCACTTGAAAGATGAAATTGATGCACTGAGAGAAACTGCAGATAAAGTTTCTAAATATGAACTTACAATTGAATCATACAAGAAGAAAATGGAAGATTTAAGTGATTTAAGAAGACAGGTAAAAATATTAGAAGAtaaaaatttagaatatttGCAATCCAAAATAGATTATGAGGAGGAATCAAAACGGACTGCAATGTTACGTAATCATTTAGATGCTTGCAAACAGCAACTCACAGAAATTCATCATAAATTAGGTGAACAAACTAATAAATGTGACAAACTTGAATTTGAAGAAAAAAAGTTAAAAGCAAAACTGAGCACCTTGCAAAGAGAAAGAGACAGATTAATTGTTGAAAGAGATGCTTTAAAAGAAACAAATGAAGAATTAAAATGTACACAACTACAAGCAGCAGAAAATATATCCAAACCTAGTACTGATAGTACTGTTGAAAATACAGAAATGATACCAATTGAAATCAAAgaaaaattattatgtttacagcATGAAAATAAAATGTTAAAGCTTAAGCAAAAAGGAAATGAAGACAAATTGCCTACAGTTCAAGCACTGTTAGAGGATTCAGAAGAAAGATTGAATACAATTAGAGGTCAATATCGCAAAGCTAATCAAAGAATAATTGAATTGGAAAATAGGCTAGAAGAAGCATTGGGAAATCAATCAAGTGGAGAAAACAAAACTGATAGTGTTAATTTAGGACAAAAAATAACACAGTTGCAAGATGAATTAGAAACAGTACAAGCAGAGAATGAGCGTCTGCTTCTTCAAGTCGAAGAACGAGAGAATGCTTTGCAAGCTCAGAAACAAAAAGCTTTTGCCCTTCAAGAAAAATTAACGCGTAGAGAATACGACAATGCAGCACTTGAAGAACGTTATAAAAAATATGTAGAAAAAGCGAAAAGTGTTATAAAAAGTTTAGATCCTAAACAGAATACCTCATCTCCCAATGAAGTGGCTGTTTTAAGGAATCAAATTTTAGAGCAACGTAAAATAATGGAAAATATGGAACGATCTTTAAAAGAATCAAAATATATTAAAGAAATGGAAGAAAAGTTAATGGTATCTGCTTTCTATCGTTTAGGTTTATCTTGTCACAGAGAAGCAATAGATCAACGGCTTGCAGCTTTAAGTTCAGGTCAGGGGCAATCTTTTTTAGCAAGACAAAGACAACCATCTGGTAGACGTCATTTGCCTTACAATTctaaataa